In Beijerinckiaceae bacterium, the sequence CACGAGAATGATGAAAATTGTCCAAAGCTAAAGCGACTTAAGAAGCTTTCTAAAAGCAGGCATCGATTCTTATATACTCTTTGGGAGTTTGCGGCTGTAAGAGCCGCGCGCGAATTCGTGGATTCCGATACCTAGACCGCTACAGTCGAAGTCCAGTTAGTTTCATAACCACATCGGTCCATCACGTGAAGCGAATCGTCATTTTCATTGTCGTACTTGCGTTCCTGGCAACCCTTGGTGTCGGCCTTGGCTATTTTCAATTCGTCATCAAGCCGGGAATGATCAAGTCGTTCATAAGTCAAGCTGCGCCTCCGGCTCCTTCGGTGTCGGTGGATACGGCACGAATCGAAACCTGGGCGCCGCATCTGCCGGCAATCGGCACGTTCAGAGCCTATCAAGGCGTCGACATTGCGCCTCAGATTGGCGGTGTGATCGTATCGGTGCGTGTTGAGTCGGGGCAGGAGGTCGAAAAGGGAGCTCCCCTGTTCGATATCGATAATTCGGTCGAGCAAGCCGATCTTAGGAACAATCTTGCGGTCCTGAAGAACACTAATCTTGTGCTGGAACGCCAGCGTCAGCTGATTCAGGGCGGGAATACCGCCAAGGCCAATTTCGATTCTGCCGAGGCCGCGCGGGATTCGGCCGAAGCGGCGGTCGAACGGGTCCGCGCCATCATCGCGCAGAAAATGCTGACCGCCCCCTTTGCCGGCAAAATCGGCATTCGCAAGCTCGATCTCGGCCAATATGTATCGCCTGGAACCCCCCTTATTACCTTGCAGCAGTTGGACCCCATTTTCGTCGACTTTCCCATTCCGGAAAAATCGCTGGATATGCTGAAACCCGGTCAGACGGTTGACGTCGTAGTCGATGCCTATCCGGGCAAGACGTTTGAAGGCACGATCAAGACGATTGATGCGCGAATCGCGCAGGAAAGCCGCAATGTCTGGGTGCGGGCTCAGCTCGACAACAAAAAAAGACAATTATTGCCGGGCATGTTTGCCAATGTCAGCGTCGTCGCGGGAACGCCCACTCAGGTGGTGACTCTGCCGCGGACTGCGGTGAGTTACTCGCTCTACGGCGATAGTGTTTTCGTCGTGAAGCCGATGGCACCGGAGGGTGGCGGCGCCCAGGCGGCTCCCGCCAACCACGACGTGCGCATGAAAACCGAGCGCCGCTCGGTGCGCGTCGGTGAAACAAGAGATGACCGCGTCGCCATCCTTGAGGGCGTCGCCTCCGGCGAAATTGTCGTGACCGAGGGCCAGCTCAAACTTGAATCGGGAGCGCCCGTGCGCGTTGACCCGTCCGCGCATATCGAACCGCCCGCGGTGCGGCCGAAGGAATAAAGCATGTCCTTTACAGATATCTTTATCCGGCGGCCGGTCCTTGCCAGCGTCGTGAGCCTTTTGTTGCTCCTGGTGGGACTCCAATGCGGGTTCAAGCTGCAGGTCCGCCAATTTCCGGAGCTGGCTTCGACCACCATCACCATCACGACGGCCTATCCAGGCGCCAATGCGGATGTGATCAAGGGGTTCATTACAACGCCCATCGCGCAGGCGGTGGCGAGTGCCGAGGGCATCGACACGCTGGTATCGAACTCGCAGCAAAACGCCTCGACGATCACGCTCAATCTTCTTCTCAACGCCAACGCCGACCGCGCGGTCGCGGATGTTTTATCGAAAATAAATCAGGTCAAATATGTTCTCCCGCGCGAAGCGTTCGATCCGGTGGTCGTCAAACAGACCGGCGAATCGACGGCCGTTCTTTATATGTCGTTCAACTCGAAGACCCTGAACCCCTCGCAAATTACCGACTATTTGAACCGGGTGGTGCAGCCAAAGCTGCAGACGATCGACGGCGTCGCCAACGCCCAGATCCTTGGAGGTCAGACCTTTGCGATGCGGGTTTGGCTCAACCCCAATCGAATGGCCGCGCGGGGCGTGACCCCCTCGGATGTTTCGCTCGCGTTGGCTGCTAATAATTTCACCAGCGCCCCCGGACAGATCAAGGGCGACTTCGTCCAGACAACCATCAACGCCGAGACGTCGCTCAATTCCGCCCGGGCCTTCGGACAATTGGTCATCGCAGCGCGCAACGATGCGTTGATACGGCTGGGCGATATTGCCGACATCGAGCTCGGCCCACAGTCGGTCGATTCCTCATCGACATTCGACGGACTGAAGGCCGTCTTTGTCGGCATCTATCCCACGCCCACGGCCAACCCGCTCGATGTCATCGACGAGGTTCGCAAGGCCTTTCCCGAAATTCAATCGCAGCTTCCCGCTGGCCTCGATGCCTCGATTGCCTATGATGCAACGAAATTCATTCGGGCTTCCATCTACGAGGTCGAGAAAACCCTTCTCGAGGCCGCGCTGATTGTTGTCGTGGTGATCTTTTTGTTCCTCGGCAATTTGCGCTCGACGATCATCCCGATCGTGACGATCCCGCTGTCGCTCGTCGGGGTGATGATCGTTCTTTATGTGCTGGGCTATTCGATAAATCTATTGACCCTGCTCGCGCTCGTCCTGGCGATCGGGCTTGTGGTGGACGACGCTATCGTGGTGGTCGAAAATATCTACCGGCACATGGAAGAGGGAATGAAGCCGGTCGAGGCGGCTTTGCAGGGTGCACGCGAGATCACCGGGCCGGTGATCTCGATGACGATCACGCTTGCTGCCGTCTATGCACCAATCGGCTTTGTTTCCGGTCTGACTGGCGCCTTGTTTCGGGAATTTGCTTTCACCCTTGCGGGCTCGGTCATCGTTTCGGGCATCGTCGCCCTCACCTTGTCGCCGATGATGTGTTCCCTCCTCCTGAAGCCGCCGCAGCCGGGAGGGCGCGGCTTTGCCGCTTTCCTCGACCGGATGTTTGAACGGCTGCGGCTGCGTTATCAACGGCGGCTTCACAAGACGCTGAATTTTCGCGCCCTGACTGTGCTAATCCTCGTCGGGATTTTGGCGATCACGGCCTTGTTGTTCATCACCACGCCCAAGGAGCTGGCGCCGCAGGAGGATCAAGGAGCGATTTTCGCTTTGATCAAGACTCCGCAATACGCCAACCTCGATTATATGGAGAGGGCAACGGCGCAAGTCGGAAAAGCCGCCGACGGCATTCCCGAAAAGGATCACGTGTTTCTCATCAATGGCGAAGGAAGCGTGCATCAAGGCTTTGGCGGTCTTATCCTGCAGCCGTGGGGTGAGCGCAAGCGCAGTCAAAAGGAGATCATGGAATCTCTCCAGCCAAAGTTCGCCGATGTGACCGGAGCTCAGGTCCTCGCCTTTGGGCCTCCACCGCTGCCGGGTTCGACCGGGGGTCCTCCGCTGCAATTCGTGATTCGGACGATTGCGGACTACCAGCAGCTCGTGAATGTCATGGCGGAGGTCGAAAAAGCCGCGCGCGAAAGTGGGCTGTTTATCTTCACCGATAGCGATCTCAAATTCGATCTGCCGCAGATCGATTTCAAGATCGACGCCGATAAAGCCAATCGGCTCGGTATCAGCATGATGGATATAGGCACCTCGCTCGCGACGTTGCTCGGTGGCAATTATGTGAACCGATTCAGCCTGCACGGCCGCAGTTATCAGGTCATTCCACAGGCGCCGCGCGAGTTCAGGCTGACGCCCGATTGGCTCACTCGCTATCAGGTGCGCACCAGTTCCGGTTCGCTGGTTTCGCTTTCGACGGTTGCGAGCGTGTCGACAAGCGTGCAGCCGAATGGATTGCCGACTTTTCAGCAATTGAACTCGGCCACCTTGCAAGGCGTGCCATATCCTGGACGCACGCTCGGCGAAGCCATCGATTTTTTGCAGCAGAAAGCCAAGGAACTTCTGCCGCAGGGCTATAGCGTCGATTTCCAGGGTGAAAGCCGGCAGTTTGTTCACGAAGGCAATACGCTGCTTATCACATTCATCTTTGCGCTCATCGTGATATTTCTGGTGCTCGCGGCACAATTCGAAAGCTTTCGTGACCCTTTAATTATTCTGATCGCTCTTCCGACATCGATGTTCGGCGCGCTTTTGCCCCTGAACCTCCTTGGGGTCGTCGGCATGGCCAGCATGAACATCTATTCGCAGATCGGCCTCGTCACCCTGATCGGCCTCATTTCGAAGCATGGAATCCTGATGGTCGAATTTGCCAACAGGCTGCAGGAACACGAAGGGTTTGCTCGCCGTGAAGCCATCGAACATGCGGCCTCGGTGCGGTTGCGTCCGATCCTCATGACCACGGCGGCGATGGTGGTCGGCATGATCCCCTTGATTTTTGCCGAGGGTGCCGGCGCGCAAAGCCGCTTCGCGATCGGGATTGTGATCGCCGGGGGCATGAGTATCGGCACGATTTTCACGCTCTTCGTAACGCCAGCGGTCTACACGCTGATCGCGCGCAATCACAACAAGGAGAAGCGCCCGGCGCAGCTGGAAGATGTGCTTGCGGAGCGGCGCTCTCCCGAGTCGCGTTCGGCCGCCGAATGAAAAAGACGGGGCTGCGCGTAGTGCATTTTATTTTCCCGATGGCTCACGGCGAAGCATCGGCATGAGCACGCTCGATCCGGTCGCCCGGCGGCGAACCTTCGCCATCATCTCGCATCCCGACGCGGGGAAGACCACGCTCACTGAGAAGCTATTGCTTTTCGGCGGCGCGATTACGCTTGCCGGCGAGGTCCGCGCCAAAGCGAACCGGCGCCAGACCCGCTCCGATTGGATGGGGATCGAACGCGAGCGCGGGATCTCCGTCGTCACCTCGGTGATGACGTTCGAATATGGCGATTGCGTCTATAATCTTCTGGATACGCCGGGGCACGAGGACTTCTCCGAAGACACTTATCGCACGCTGACGGCGGTCGACTCCGCCATCATGGTGATCGACGCGGCAAAAGGCATCGAAGCGCGGACGCGCAAGCTGTTCGAAGTGTGTCGCCTGCGCGATATTCCGATCCTGACCTTCATCAACAAGCTCGACCGCGAGACGCGGGACCCTTTTGAACTTCTGGACGAAATCGAGCAAACGCTCGCGCTGGATGTCGCGCCCATCACCTGGCCGCTGGGGCGGGGCCGCGGCTTTGTCGGCACCTATGATTTGCAGCGCAACGTGGTGCGTCGGCTCGATCGCGATAGCGAGCCGGTATCGGTCAGCGGCCCTGGCGATCCCTTCCTTGCGAGCCTCCTCGGAGAGACCGATCTTGCGTCCATCCGCGAGGAGATCGAACTCGCCCGCGAGGGACTAAAGCGATTCGACCGCCAGTCGTTTTTGCAAGGCCATCTCACCCCCGTTTTTTTCGGCAGCGCCTTGCGAAATTTCGGTGTCGGGGATCTCATCGAGGCGCTCAGGGATTTTGCACCGCCGCCGCATGGGCTGGAGGCGTCATCGCGTAGCGTCGATGCACGGGAACCGAAGATGACAGGCTTCGTGTTCAAGATTCAGGCAAACATGGACCCCAATCATCGCGACCGGATCGCTTTCATGCGGGTATGCTCAGGCAAATTGACGCGCGGCATGAAGGCTAGGCTCGTGCGCACCGGCAAAAATATCGCGCTCAATTCGCCGCAATTTTTCTTCGCCCAGGATCGGCAGCTTGCCGAGGAAGCCTATGCCGGCGATGTCGTCGGCATCCCCAACCACGGGACGTTGCGGATCGGCGACACATTGACCGAGGGGGAGGAACTTGTGTTTCGGGGCGTGCCAAGTTTCGCGCCGGAAATTCTTCGGCGGGTCAAAATCGGCGATGCCATGAAAGCAAAGAAATTGCGCGAAGCTCTCGGCCAAATGGCAGAGGAGGGCGTGGTCCAGCTGTTCCTGCCGAATGACGGCTCCGGCGCAATCGCCGGAGTAGTGGGCGCCCTGCAGCTCGATGTCCTGGCCGAGCGGCTTGAGGCCGAATATGGCCTGGGGGTCAGTTTTGAGACGAGCCGGTTTGAATCGGCCCGCTGGATCGCCGCGAAGATTCCGGCCGAGTGCGACAAATTCATTCACGCGCATCCATCGTCCATGGCTCGCGATTTGGACGGTTCGCCGGTTTTTTTGGCGGCCTCGGCGTTCGACCTCAGATATGAGCAGGAGCGATGGCCGGAAATTATTTTTTCGGACATCAAGGATTATCAAAAGGCGGCTGCCTGAGCTCCCAGCAATATTGTTGATAAAAATTATAGAGAAACCATCGAACAGAAAAAAGAACCTTCACAGTTATGTAGAAAGCAGGCCGTGAGCGCTCTATATCTTCTATGGCCGCGCGGGCGTTAAATCTCGGGACATTTGGGGTCGCCGGCGCGCTTAAGAAGGAGAACATCATGGATCGTCGTGAATTCATCGCAGCCGCCGGAACCGTCGCAGCGGTCGCCTCGGCTTCACAGGCCTTTGCCCAGGCCGAAGAGTCCAACATGCATCCGCCTAAGTTTAAAGCTCTTGAGGAATCATCCTCGAAGTGCGTCGCAACGGGCAACGATTGTCTGCGGCACTGCCTGGGCATGTATGCGATGAAGGACACGAGCATGGCCGGCTGCGCCGAATCGGTCGTTCAGCTCATCGCCGCGTGTAACGCGCTGCAAACTTTGGCGGCGGTCAATTCCGAGCACACTGGCCATTTTGCCAAGGTCGTGGAAATGATTTGCACCGACTGCCAAAAGGAATGCGACAAGTTCCCGAAAATTGCGGAATGCAAAGCCTGTGGCGAAGCGTGCAAGGCATGCGCGGAAGAATGCCGCAAGGTTTCCGCCTAGGCCATGGTTTTGGGCCGGCGGCTTCTTCTGTCCGGCCCTCAACGCCCCACTGAAAAATCGCGGGCTTGGCTTGCGCGTTTCCACAGCGCAGAATGAGCCGTGCAACAGATTCTTCATTCTCACGCCCATCGCTGTCGGCGCGCCGAGCGCCGGCATTCGGGTCACCGATGACCGAGGTGACCGCCCCCTACGGGGCCTGGGCCTCGCCGGTCAGCGTCGAACTTATGACCAAGTCCGTCGTCGGGCTCGGCGCCCTGAGCGTCGATGCGGACGATCTTTACTGGCTCGAATCCCGGCCGAATGAAAAAGGGCGTTTCGTACTGTGCCGGCGGCGGGCCGACGGCCAGATCGACGAGCTCACTCCCTCGCCCTTCGATGTCGGCAGCCGGGTCCATGAATATGGCGGCGGCGCCTATGTGGCGGGGCAGGGCCACATCGTCTTCTCCGACCGCTCCGAGGGCACCGTCTGGTATATTGAACCCGGTGCCACACCCCGCAAGATCGCAACGCCGGACGGGTGCCGCTACGCCGATTTCGAACTCGACCTGACACGCAAGCGCGTGCTTGCGGTACGGGAGGACCATCGTCAAAGACCGCCGACCGATCCAAAAGCGGCGATCGTCGCGCTGCCGCTCGATCTCGAGGGAAGCGAGAGGGTGTTGGTCGAAGGCCCGGATTTTCTCAGCTCGCCACGCCTTTCTCCCGACTCTGAGCGGCTCGCCTGGATCGCCTGGACGCATCCCGACATGCCTTGGGACCGGACCCAGCTTTTTGTTGGCGATTTCTCCCAGGAGGGTCTGGTTCAGGCCCCGCGGCTCGTGGCGGGTGAAACGCCCGAATCCATCGTGCAACCTCAATGGTCCACGGCGGGCGTCCTGCATTTTTGTTCCGACCGCACCGGCTGGTGGAATCCTTATCGCTTGCGGGGCACTGAGGTTGAAGCCTTGGCGCCGGTGGAAGCCGAGATCGGCGGCCCGCATTGGGTGTTCCGGCAGCGCTATTATGATTTTTTGCCTGACGGACGGATTGTCGTGGCGATTGTGCGCGAGGGGATCCGTACCGCCGCCGTGATTGCGGAAGGGCAAATCGAGCCGCTCGAGATTGGCCAGGTCGCGGACTGTCCGCGCGTGATCGGCGAGGGTCTCGGTTTTGTTGCTGCCCGCTCGGACGCAGCGCCCTCGGTCGACCTGCTGCCGAGGCTTGATGGCGGGGAGGCCATCGTCCTGCGCAGGGCCGCGCCCGATGTCCTGCCCAAGGAAGCGATTTCGATCGGTGAGCCGATCTCGTTCATGACGCCCCGCGGCCTTGGGCATGCGTTTTGGTATCCCCCAAAAAATCTCGATCACAGAGGTCCCGAGGCGGATCGGCCGCCGCTGATTGTCTTGTCGCACGGCGGCCCGACCAGCATGACGACAAACAGTTTTTCGCTGGCGATCCAATGGTGGACCACCCGTGGCTTTGGCGTCGTCGATGTCAATTATGGCGGTTCAACCGGCTTTGGCCGCGCCTATCGCCGCCGTCTCGATGGAAAATGGGGCATCGTCGATGTCGAGGACTGCGCCGCCGCCGCGACTCATCTTGTCGAACGTGGGCTCGTCGATGGAGCGCGCTTGGTTATTCGTGGCGGCAGCGCCGGGGGCTTCACCACCCTTGTCGCACTGACCTCGCTCCATCTCTTCAAAGCCGGCGCCAGCTTTTATGGGGTTGGCGATCTGATGTTACTGGCGACGGACACTCATAAGTTTGAGTCGCGCTATCTCGACCGGCTGATCGGCCCCTTGCCGCAGGCGCGAGACCTCTATGC encodes:
- a CDS encoding multidrug efflux protein, producing the protein MSFTDIFIRRPVLASVVSLLLLLVGLQCGFKLQVRQFPELASTTITITTAYPGANADVIKGFITTPIAQAVASAEGIDTLVSNSQQNASTITLNLLLNANADRAVADVLSKINQVKYVLPREAFDPVVVKQTGESTAVLYMSFNSKTLNPSQITDYLNRVVQPKLQTIDGVANAQILGGQTFAMRVWLNPNRMAARGVTPSDVSLALAANNFTSAPGQIKGDFVQTTINAETSLNSARAFGQLVIAARNDALIRLGDIADIELGPQSVDSSSTFDGLKAVFVGIYPTPTANPLDVIDEVRKAFPEIQSQLPAGLDASIAYDATKFIRASIYEVEKTLLEAALIVVVVIFLFLGNLRSTIIPIVTIPLSLVGVMIVLYVLGYSINLLTLLALVLAIGLVVDDAIVVVENIYRHMEEGMKPVEAALQGAREITGPVISMTITLAAVYAPIGFVSGLTGALFREFAFTLAGSVIVSGIVALTLSPMMCSLLLKPPQPGGRGFAAFLDRMFERLRLRYQRRLHKTLNFRALTVLILVGILAITALLFITTPKELAPQEDQGAIFALIKTPQYANLDYMERATAQVGKAADGIPEKDHVFLINGEGSVHQGFGGLILQPWGERKRSQKEIMESLQPKFADVTGAQVLAFGPPPLPGSTGGPPLQFVIRTIADYQQLVNVMAEVEKAARESGLFIFTDSDLKFDLPQIDFKIDADKANRLGISMMDIGTSLATLLGGNYVNRFSLHGRSYQVIPQAPREFRLTPDWLTRYQVRTSSGSLVSLSTVASVSTSVQPNGLPTFQQLNSATLQGVPYPGRTLGEAIDFLQQKAKELLPQGYSVDFQGESRQFVHEGNTLLITFIFALIVIFLVLAAQFESFRDPLIILIALPTSMFGALLPLNLLGVVGMASMNIYSQIGLVTLIGLISKHGILMVEFANRLQEHEGFARREAIEHAASVRLRPILMTTAAMVVGMIPLIFAEGAGAQSRFAIGIVIAGGMSIGTIFTLFVTPAVYTLIARNHNKEKRPAQLEDVLAERRSPESRSAAE
- a CDS encoding S9 family peptidase, which produces MTEVTAPYGAWASPVSVELMTKSVVGLGALSVDADDLYWLESRPNEKGRFVLCRRRADGQIDELTPSPFDVGSRVHEYGGGAYVAGQGHIVFSDRSEGTVWYIEPGATPRKIATPDGCRYADFELDLTRKRVLAVREDHRQRPPTDPKAAIVALPLDLEGSERVLVEGPDFLSSPRLSPDSERLAWIAWTHPDMPWDRTQLFVGDFSQEGLVQAPRLVAGETPESIVQPQWSTAGVLHFCSDRTGWWNPYRLRGTEVEALAPVEAEIGGPHWVFRQRYYDFLPDGRIVVAIVREGIRTAAVIAEGQIEPLEIGQVADCPRVIGEGLGFVAARSDAAPSVDLLPRLDGGEAIVLRRAAPDVLPKEAISIGEPISFMTPRGLGHAFWYPPKNLDHRGPEADRPPLIVLSHGGPTSMTTNSFSLAIQWWTTRGFGVVDVNYGGSTGFGRAYRRRLDGKWGIVDVEDCAAAATHLVERGLVDGARLVIRGGSAGGFTTLVALTSLHLFKAGASFYGVGDLMLLATDTHKFESRYLDRLIGPLPQARDLYAERSPIHHIDRLSCPVIFFQGEDDKTVPPNQARTMVDAMTAKGLPVAYYAFAGEGHGFRKAETLRHVLELELDFYGRVFGFLAPGLSERVRIANFPNEQQMKTAEAQTRRT
- a CDS encoding efflux transporter periplasmic adaptor subunit encodes the protein MKRIVIFIVVLAFLATLGVGLGYFQFVIKPGMIKSFISQAAPPAPSVSVDTARIETWAPHLPAIGTFRAYQGVDIAPQIGGVIVSVRVESGQEVEKGAPLFDIDNSVEQADLRNNLAVLKNTNLVLERQRQLIQGGNTAKANFDSAEAARDSAEAAVERVRAIIAQKMLTAPFAGKIGIRKLDLGQYVSPGTPLITLQQLDPIFVDFPIPEKSLDMLKPGQTVDVVVDAYPGKTFEGTIKTIDARIAQESRNVWVRAQLDNKKRQLLPGMFANVSVVAGTPTQVVTLPRTAVSYSLYGDSVFVVKPMAPEGGGAQAAPANHDVRMKTERRSVRVGETRDDRVAILEGVASGEIVVTEGQLKLESGAPVRVDPSAHIEPPAVRPKE
- a CDS encoding peptide chain release factor 3, with amino-acid sequence MSTLDPVARRRTFAIISHPDAGKTTLTEKLLLFGGAITLAGEVRAKANRRQTRSDWMGIERERGISVVTSVMTFEYGDCVYNLLDTPGHEDFSEDTYRTLTAVDSAIMVIDAAKGIEARTRKLFEVCRLRDIPILTFINKLDRETRDPFELLDEIEQTLALDVAPITWPLGRGRGFVGTYDLQRNVVRRLDRDSEPVSVSGPGDPFLASLLGETDLASIREEIELAREGLKRFDRQSFLQGHLTPVFFGSALRNFGVGDLIEALRDFAPPPHGLEASSRSVDAREPKMTGFVFKIQANMDPNHRDRIAFMRVCSGKLTRGMKARLVRTGKNIALNSPQFFFAQDRQLAEEAYAGDVVGIPNHGTLRIGDTLTEGEELVFRGVPSFAPEILRRVKIGDAMKAKKLREALGQMAEEGVVQLFLPNDGSGAIAGVVGALQLDVLAERLEAEYGLGVSFETSRFESARWIAAKIPAECDKFIHAHPSSMARDLDGSPVFLAASAFDLRYEQERWPEIIFSDIKDYQKAAA